The Spirosoma agri genomic sequence GTAACAGATCATGTGGTCATGTGGTATTGACCAATGTGTGAGGACCTTCCCGCAATAGATCGATGGACTGGTCGTGACAATACAGACTTTTATTTTCTTATCCTTAATGTATTGGAAAATCTCAGCTATTCCGTCATAGATAATAAAACTGGGTATTAGACCATATGCAGTTTGCCATCCGCCTGGCTTTCTATGGTTTTGTGCACTACTGGTATCAATTAAGGTTTGGTCAAGGTCTAGGATTAAGCTTGGCATTCGTTAAGGGTTGGTGGAGAACATTTCTAACTGATTATTTTTTTCTTTCTGTGTGGATGGACCTTTTTTAGCCCCATGCACTTTAGATGATTTCTCTTTAGTTGTTGATTGCACGGATGTAAATTGTGGTTTCTTTCTTCCGGTTGACAACTTTTTTGAGTTCGTAATTACGACAGGTACTTGATCGACTTTTTCTTCTATTTTTTTGCCTCTGGGTTTCGTTGGCTTTTTCGCTTTTGTTTCGGGATTTTTCACAACAGTAAATACATTTCCATTCACCTCAATTTTTCGATCAGGTGTTTCAATTTTAGGCTCTTGTATCAATGGCGAAACCGGCTTTTCGACCACATATCCAGATTGCTCAATGAGTTGGTTTTTTAAATCCTCAATACAGGCACCATTTGATAGGGGAATAGCTGTTTTATTCTTGATCAAATACTGATTACCCTGTGTTTTTGGGTGATACAAGTATTTGGGATCATGATCGAAAGCTGCAACAATTCTCTTCGCATTGCCAGCGAATTTAACTGTGTGCATAGTGCCGCCTTTAATATCGGTTTCAACGACGATCACAGCTTGAGACAATCCGGCTTGGATGCGATCACGCTCGACGAAAAAGCTAGGTTGACCCTTTTGACCAATCATGTATTCAGACAGCAATACACCACCATTATCCAATATACGTGCAGCTAAAGGCTTGTTCGCAGCTGGGTAAATCGTATCTAATCCATGCGCTAAAACAGCTGTAGTATATCCACCAGCGTTCAAGCAACCGGTGTGGCCAGCCGTATCACAACCA encodes the following:
- a CDS encoding HAD family hydrolase — protein: MPSLILDLDQTLIDTSSAQNHRKPGGWQTAYGLIPSFIIYDGIAEIFQYIKDKKIKVCIVTTSPSIYCGKVLTHWSIPHDHMICYHDVKRIKPDPEGFLKAIQLLGDNPANILSLGDRAIDIKASKAANVETIGCLWGSAERQLVIDAKPEYLAETAHEALAIVKSKM
- a CDS encoding DNA-processing protein DprA, encoding MNPSASIILKVLTLPGIGRKTAFKILTNLKHKISTDDDLIDALSDHPIILRNNTSKTGFIAAFEAAEKILDRSEMGGIKVIGYFDKEYPKLLRDVEDVPLLIHAKGDYTRLNELPSVAVIGTRAPSDHGQKVGVRLGEVFGGAGFNVVSGLAIGCDTAGHTGCLNAGGYTTAVLAHGLDTIYPAANKPLAARILDNGGVLLSEYMIGQKGQPSFFVERDRIQAGLSQAVIVVETDIKGGTMHTVKFAGNAKRIVAAFDHDPKYLYHPKTQGNQYLIKNKTAIPLSNGACIEDLKNQLIEQSGYVVEKPVSPLIQEPKIETPDRKIEVNGNVFTVVKNPETKAKKPTKPRGKKIEEKVDQVPVVITNSKKLSTGRKKPQFTSVQSTTKEKSSKVHGAKKGPSTQKEKNNQLEMFSTNP